The Amycolatopsis sp. DG1A-15b genome window below encodes:
- a CDS encoding extracellular solute-binding protein yields MKRKSLTIMVAAGLTAVLALGGCARASQDSSSSGGPGEITMWTHSAGNPGELAVYQRIIADFNASQTQYKIVQQNFPQGSYNDAITAAAASRKLPCLLDMDGPVMPNWAWAGYLQPLGLPDDLIGTLLPTTVGRYKDTVYSAGYWDAALSVFARKSVLDKNQIRIPTVEKPWTLDEFDAAVAKLKASGYATPLDLGAADKGEWWSYAYSPMLQSTGGDLIDRATMKSADGVLNGPDAVKFFTWFQQAFKSGWADNAGPVGNQRFIDNKVALSYTGVWNAKDALESVGNDLLILPPVDFGKGPKIGGGSWQWGISAGCKNTEGARAYLKFSFQDKYLTAFADSQVVIPSTTAAAAASKYFGDTAPLHPFAVLSQKFALARPATPGYPVISSTFEKAAKDIMSGADVKPALDTAVQAIDTDIKSQNGYGF; encoded by the coding sequence GTGAAACGCAAATCTCTCACCATCATGGTAGCGGCAGGCCTGACCGCGGTGCTCGCGCTGGGCGGCTGTGCCCGCGCGAGCCAGGATTCCTCGTCCTCCGGCGGACCCGGTGAAATCACCATGTGGACGCACTCGGCGGGCAACCCCGGCGAGCTGGCGGTCTACCAGCGGATCATTGCCGACTTCAACGCGTCCCAGACCCAGTACAAGATCGTCCAGCAGAACTTCCCGCAGGGTTCCTACAACGACGCGATCACCGCGGCCGCCGCGTCGCGGAAGCTGCCCTGCCTGCTGGACATGGACGGGCCGGTGATGCCGAACTGGGCCTGGGCCGGCTACCTGCAGCCGCTGGGACTGCCGGACGACCTGATCGGGACCCTGCTGCCCACGACCGTCGGCCGGTACAAGGACACCGTCTATTCGGCGGGCTACTGGGACGCCGCGTTGTCGGTCTTCGCGCGGAAGTCGGTGCTGGACAAGAACCAGATCCGGATCCCGACCGTCGAGAAGCCGTGGACGCTCGACGAGTTCGACGCCGCCGTCGCCAAGCTGAAGGCGAGCGGCTACGCCACGCCGCTGGACCTGGGCGCCGCCGACAAGGGCGAGTGGTGGTCGTACGCGTACTCGCCGATGCTGCAGAGCACCGGCGGTGACCTGATCGACCGGGCCACCATGAAATCCGCCGACGGCGTCTTGAACGGCCCGGACGCGGTGAAGTTCTTCACCTGGTTCCAGCAGGCGTTCAAGAGCGGCTGGGCGGACAACGCGGGCCCGGTCGGCAACCAGCGCTTCATCGACAACAAGGTCGCGCTCAGCTACACCGGCGTGTGGAACGCCAAGGATGCGCTCGAAAGCGTCGGCAACGACCTGCTGATCCTGCCGCCGGTGGACTTCGGCAAGGGCCCGAAGATCGGTGGCGGTTCGTGGCAGTGGGGCATTTCCGCCGGCTGCAAGAACACCGAAGGCGCCCGCGCGTACCTGAAGTTCAGCTTCCAGGACAAGTACCTGACCGCCTTCGCCGACAGCCAGGTGGTCATCCCGAGCACCACGGCGGCCGCGGCCGCGTCGAAGTACTTCGGCGACACCGCTCCGCTGCACCCGTTCGCCGTGCTGTCGCAGAAGTTCGCCCTCGCCCGCCCGGCCACCCCCGGCTACCCGGTGATCTCCTCGACCTTCGAGAAGGCGGCCAAGGACATCATGAGCGGTGCCGACGTGAAGCCGGCGCTCGACACCGCCGTGCAGGCGATCGACACCGACATCAAGTCCCAGAACGGCTACGGCTTCTAG